A region of the Triticum dicoccoides isolate Atlit2015 ecotype Zavitan unplaced genomic scaffold, WEW_v2.0 scaffold268916, whole genome shotgun sequence genome:
CTATGTAACATAAAAATTATatcttttgaaaatagaacatctgaagtttatattggtatattttttgtaatatatgacttgtattaagttggtcaaattgacgatctAGGGAAACGCGCACGCTCTATAAACTGAGAGAGAGAGTAGTAGATCTGTTGAAATAAATGAATGCAACCCGAGCGAGTGGCATGGAAAAATTAATTAGGCTTAGTTTAGCAGAGTATTTTCAAAACCGTAGTAATCTAAAACATTAGGGTTAGTTTGGGTGAACGGTATATTTAAAACCATGATAATGTACGATATTTCAGTCTGTGAAAACTAGTAGGctttaggctggtcacaatggggaggaacttaggagtaacatcacacactccaatacaactttgcttatgtggcacatatttaatgaagagagaggtgcttgtggtaactagctaagttaccgaaacatcacacactccaagaaacaatgagtctataacctaataaatacatcgttgcatgacactacatagatgttcctacccactatggaggtagtaacatagtctagggaagtgtgtaagttactagcttatgttcttgcccattgtgaccagccttagaaaAAAGAAACTCTTTCtaagatttatctaggagatggATAATGGCAAGTGAGAGACCGAGAGTGCATGTGTATTGTAGTTGCATTTTACAAGCCTGCATTTTTGTACTGATATATTATTCATCAAGTGCCATAATTTTAGTGGCCCACCAAAATATTGATTTCATTCATATGTCCCATCAAGTTCATAAGAGAACCAGTAACGCCAGGATGTGCACCACGCAATAGCAAAGGGAGCACATGAAGTAGCCTTATTTGTGATTAACAAAAACCGAACTTAGATATAAAAACGATCTATTTCACATGTGGCAAATATAGCTAGCTGCCATGGCATACTAGTCGGTCATGCATGTGGTTTGACTAGAGTTTCTTCGGATTGGTAGATTTTCGTTTTTCTTGCTGCCTTGATCAATAGGCGCGGACTTGACGGCCGTGGTAGCCGAGGCAGCACCGcagcaggaggaagaggaggaggaggaggaggaggaagaggaggactaGTAGGGGCGGcagcaggagggggaggaggagcgacGTGTTTGTCAATGTGGATGTTGAGGGGGACAATGTCGTCAGACAGATACGCTTTCGGCACCGACAGGGAGGTAAACTCGTCCGGCCATGGCGTGCCAGCAGGCAGGGAGCTGCTTTTCATGACCGGCAACTCGAACGTCACCCTCGCGCCACTGCCGCTGTGCTCCACAGCGAGCTTGTACGAGAACTGCGGCGCGCCCGGTGCGTCGCCGTCCGCCCTGACGCACACCAGCGACACCGCGGCGTCCTTGTCGCGCTCGGCCAAGATCACGAGGAACACGCTCCGATGCCGGTTGGCCATGTCGTCCTGGTCGACGAGGACCTGCCAGCGCCGTGCCAGTGGCAGGCTGAGCCTCCCCGTCTGGCCGTGGCGCATGAGGATGACCTGGCGGGAGTGGTTCGTGGAGATGTGCTCGAGGAGCATTTCCCGGGAGCCGGTGAAGTCGCAGCCACCGCCGCCCCAGGGCCCGTCGCGCTCAGGGCAGCAGCAGGGCGCGTGCTGGCACGCGCGGCGGTGGTCCACGGAGTCGTGGTAGACGACGAGCCCCGCCTCGCAGCCGAACTTGACGTAGTCGCACGGCAGCTTGACGGCGCCGGCGTAGGCGTCTGCCAGGCGGCAGGGGGCGGCGACGCGGCCGCAGTCCTCGCCGTGCGCGCCGCGGCAGGACGAGCACATCAGATGACCGTCGTCGCACTGCGAATTAT
Encoded here:
- the LOC119345701 gene encoding putative E3 ubiquitin-protein ligase SINA-like 6, translating into CDDGHLMCSSCRGAHGEDCGRVAAPCRLADAYAGAVKLPCDYVKFGCEAGLVVYHDSVDHRRACQHAPCCCPERDGPWGGGGCDFTGSREMLLEHISTNHSRQVILMRHGQTGRLSLPLARRWQVLVDQDDMANRHRSVFLVILAERDKDAAVSLVCVRADGDAPGAPQFSYKLAVEHSGSGARVTFELPVMKSSSLPAGTPWPDEFTSLSVPKAYLSDDIVPLNIHIDKH